From Mycobacterium colombiense CECT 3035:
TGCGCAACCGGATGACCCCGATCAAGGACCTCAAAGACAAGCAATCGCCGGAACAACTGAAACGCCTTGTCGCACAGATCTCGGAGAAGCCGGAAACCGTCCAGCACCACAACGTCGATCAGGAGAACCTCGACGCGCTCCTCGAACAGCTGGCCAAGAAACCCGGCATCCACGCGGTGCATCTGAAAAAGGGTGGCAAGTCGAAGGTTCTGCCAGCCGATGCCCAATCCGGTTGACGGACAACGCAGAAGGGTGACCAGGGATGAAACGACTATTAGCACTGCTCGGTGTGTTCGCGATGATCGGCCTTGCTGCGCCTGCGTACGCCGAACCCCCGCCCGTGCCGGATGGCGACGACGGAGGCTTCGTCGCGGCGCTGCAGCAAGCCGGTTTCAGCTTCTCCAATCCCGGTTCGGCCGTCGCCGCCGGACGGGCGGTGTGCTCGTGTTTGAATAACGGCGAGTCGGGCCTGGAGCTGGTTCACGACGTGAAGACCCACAATCCGGGCATGGACATGGAGATGGCGTCCAACTTCGCGTTGATATCCGCGAAGTTTTATTGCCCCCACCAACTCTCAAAGGCGTGAGCCGGGAGCGGCTGCCGGTCGCGAAGGCATTGCTGTTCAAGCGATCTGAGTAACGTCTCCCGCCGCTGCGAACATCGCCGCAACATGGGACAATCATGGGCCATGAGACTGCTGCTGCTGGTGCTGAGCGTCGGTGTTTCGGCCGCGATCGGAATGGCCCCTCTCGCGCATGGCGACCCGGTGACACCCGGCGGCGACGAGGCCGGTTTCCTTGCGTCGCTGCGGAGCGCGGGCATCACCTACGCGACCCCCGAGGCGGCGATCACGTTCGCCAAATCGGTGTGCGTGTCGATGGGCGACGGCGAAGTCGGCCCTCAAATGGTTGACGAACTGAAGAGTCAAAACCCCGAGCTCACCAACGAACGCGCGACATCGTTCTTGGCGATCGCGGCGAAATACTATTGCCCGCAGCAACTTAACCGACAGTAGCCGCGCGTCCGGCACCGCCGCACGTCGGGTGACCGCGGCGCAACCAATTGTCGGCGCGCAGGTTTCGCCGATGTGGCCGCCCCGCGCCCGATTTGGCCCGGGTCCATCTGCCGTTCACCTCCACGTGTTTAGCTGCGCCAACCGGCACCACGCCGGGGCCGCAACCGGAATCGCCCGGTGTGGCCGGGGATACTCGACGGCGAGTCAGGGGAAGGAGTGTGTCGTTGGAGACGCTGAGCGCTCTCGATTTCGTGCTCCGGCTGGGCGTCGGCGTGGGCTGTGGCGCCCTCATCGGCCTGGAACGGCAATGGCGGGCGCGGCGCGCGGGCCTACGCACCAACGCGCTCGTGGCCGGAGGCGCGACGCTGTTCGTGCTCTACGCGGCGGCGACCTCCGACACCAGTCCTACTCGGGTCGCCTCCTATGTCGTGTCCGGCATCGGCTTTCTCGGCGGTGGCGTGATCCTGCGGGAGGGCGTCAACGTCCGGGGCCTCAACACCGCCGCCACCCTGTGGTGCTCGGCGGCGATCGGTGTGCTGGCCGCGTCCGGGCACCTGGTGTTCGCGCTGATCGGCACCGGGACCGTCATCGGCATCCACCTGCTGGGGCGCCCGCTGGGCCGGCTGATCGACCGCGACAACAGTGCGGAAGAGGACGAGAGCCTGGTGCCCTACCTCGTGCAGGTGGTCTGCCGTCCAAAGCAGGAGAAGTACGCGCGGGCCCAGATCGTTCAGCACGCGAACAGCAATGACATCACGCTTCGCGGCATCCATACCGGCAACCCGGACGGCGATGAAGTCACGCTCAGCGCCCACCTGCTGATGAACGGCGACGCCCCGGCCCGGCTGGAGCGGCTGGTGGCCGAACTGTCACTGCTGCCCGGGGTCCGCGCGGTGCAGTGGTACGCCGGGGACGAAGCGCAGTCCGACGATCGTCGCTGAGGGCCGGACGGCCATCGCCGCGCTCGTCGTAGTCTTACCTGTGTGAGTGCCCTGTCCGGCTTCCTGTCCGCCCTGCCGCCGCAGATGCGGGATCCGGTGCTGTTCGCCATCCCGTTCTTCCTGCTGCTGTTGACTCTCGAATGGACCGCGGCCCGGAAGCTGGAACACCTCACGGCCGAGGCCGCCGACACGGCGCGGCCGGCGTCAGGGGCGCACCGGACCCGCGATTCGGTGGCGAGCATCTCGATGGGGCTGGTGTCGGTGGCCACCACGGCCGGCTGGAAGACCCTGGCCCTGCTCGGCTACGCCGCGATCTATGCTTACGTGGCGCCCTGGCACCTGTCGGCGAGGCATTGGTACACCTGGGTCGTCGCGATTCTCGGGGTGGACCTGCTCTATTACGCGTATCACCGGATCGCGCACCGCGTGCGCCTGATCTGGGCGACCCACCAGGCGCATCACTCCAGCGAGTACTACAACTTCGCCACGGCGCTGCGCCAGAAATGGAACAACAGCGGCGAGATCTTGATGTGGATTCCGTTGCCTCTGTTGGGCATTCCGCCGTGGATGGTGTTCTTCAGCTTCTCGCTGAACCTGATCTACCAATTCTGGATTCACACCGAGCGGATCGACAAGCTGCCGCGGCCGTTCGAGTTCTTGTTCAACACTCCGTCGCATCACCGGGTGCACCACGGGATGGACAAGGTGTACCTCGACAAGAACTACGGCGGCATCTTCATCGTCTGGGACCGGCTCTTCGGGACGTTCCAGGCCGAGCTGTTCCGGCCGCATTACGGCCTCACCAAGCGCGTGGACACATTCAACATCTGGACGCTGCAGACCCGGGAATACGTCGCGATGGCCCGCGACTGGCGTTCGGCGACGCGCCTGCGCGATCGGTTGGGCTACGTGTTCGGCCCGCCCGGCTGGCTGCCCCGGGCGGCCCGTCACGCCGAGGCCGGCGCCCCGGTCGTGACCTCCCTGTAACATTTGCGCAGGCCGGCGCGAAAAGCTGAACGTGGAGGAACGGTTACGCCGTAACCTCACCCTCCCGTCGGTATCGGCCCGATGGATCGGAGTTCATGGTGCATCGTCTGGCAACGCGCACGTTCGCCGCGTCGGCTGCGGTCGTGGCGCTCAGCTCCTTTGTGCCGGCGGCGCCGGCCAAAGCCGACGTCGTGGTGTATCCGGGCATGGAAATACGCCAGGACAACCGCGTCTGCACGCTGGGATACGTCGACCCCGGCCTGAAGATCGCGTTCACCGCGGGGCACTGCCGGGGCGGGGGCAGCGGTGTGGTGACGGATCGGGGCGGCGCCGTCATCGGCCGGATGGCGGCTTTCCGGGACAACACCCCCAGCGGAACGACGGTGTCCACCAGCCAGGTGATCAACGACTACGAAGCGATCGTGCTGGACAACAGCGTCACGGCGAACAACATCCTGCCGGGTGGCCGGCCGCTGGTCTCGGATCCCGGCCTGACGCTGGCGCCCGGGCAGCCGGTCTGCCATTTCGGTGTGATCACCGGTGAAACCTGCGGGACGGTGGAGAGCGTGAACAACGGCTGGTTCACCATGTCGCACGGCGTGCAGAGCCATAACGGCGATTCCGGCGGACCGGTCTATCTGGCGCCCAGCGGCGGTCCGGGACAGATCGTCGGGATCTTCAACAGCGTGTGGGGGGACTTCCCGGCCGCGGTGTCGTGGGGGGCCACGTCGGAGGAGGTCCGCGAGGACCTCGGGGTGCGCGACAACGCGCGTTAGTGGCGGTCAGCCCACCGGGGTCAACGCGAACACCGGGATCGAGGGCGCGGCGGCGCGGAACTGCTCGTCGGTGCTGTCCGGGGTCAGCCCGGCGACATAGTCCTTGACCTGCCAATACCATCTGGCCAGGTAGCCGCGCAGCAGCTCGGGCTTGGCCGCGTCGTCGACCTCGTCGGCCCGCAGCCGACGCCGCCGCCAGCGGGGACCCACCTCGACGACGGAGGAGGCCCGGACGTTGCGTGCCCACTGCGTATTGCCGCGCGGCGACACCAGGTACTCGACGCCGCCGACGGTCAGCAGGTTTATCACCACCGCGCGCTGTCTGCCGGTTTTGCGGCCGCGGACGTGCAGCGCACGGGTGCCCGCGATGCTGATTCCCGCCTCGGCGAGCCAGCGGATGACCCCGTTGGCGACGCGGGCGGCCCGATTCGGTTCTTCATAGCGGGTGGACATGGTGCGGCCTCTCAGCGAATCCTGGTCAAATTTACGAGAGCGGTGCTCTCTCTCGTGAAGACGCTGCCACAACGCACCGCGGAAAGCAAGAGCAGTGTTCTCGGTTGTGTCAGACTGACCGCGTGGGCAAACGCCAGGAATCGCGGGAGCAGATCGAGGCACGCATCATCGAGCTGGGCCACCGCCAGCTGTCGGAACGCGGCGCGGCCGGATTGTCGGTGCGGGCGATAGCCCGCGACCTGGGCATGGTGTCTTCGGCGGTGTACCGCTATGTGTCCAGCCGCGACGAATTGTTGACCCTGCTGCTGGTCGACGCCTATTCCGACCTGGCCGACGCCGTCGATCGCGCCCGCGCGACCGTCGGAGACCTCTGGAGCGACGACGTCGTCGCCATCGCGCGGGCGACCCGCGGCTGGGCCGTCGCGCACCCGGCATGCTGGGCCCTGCTGTACGGCAGTCCCGTGCCCGGGTATCACGCTCCGCCGGAGCGCACCGTCGCGGTGGGGACCCGGGTGGTCGCGGCGCTGTTCGACGCGGTGGCGGCCGGGATCGCCACCGGCGATATCCGGCTGACGAATGATCTTGCGCCGCAACCGACGTCATCCGACTTCGAGCGGATACGTCACGAGTTCGGGTTCCCCGGTGATGACCGGGTGCTCGCCAAATGCTTTTTGCTGTGGGCGGGGGTGCTGGGTGCGATCAGCCTCGAGGTGTTCGGGCAGTACGGCGCCGATACGCTGACCGACCCGGAAGCCGTCTTCGACGCCCAGCTGCGGCTGCTGGTGGATGTCCTGACCCAGCACTGAGCCTTGCGTCCGCCGCGGGCACAGCCAGAATTAGAACGTGTTCACTCGGGCATTCGCCGGCCGGAGCGGCCCGTCTTGGCAAAGTTGATCGGGCCCTTTCAGGCGGCCCGGCGACTGGACTATTGTGCGAGGCGATGACGCTTCCCGTTCAGTCGCCGACGCAGATCGCCTGGGTCACCGCCGACCTTGATGCCACCGAAACGGCCCTTACCGGCCTGTTAGGTGTGCGCAAGTGGGTGCGCATACCCGATGTGCATTTTGCTCCGGACGCGTGCAGCTACCATGGCCGGCCCGCCGACTTCTTTGCCAGCATCTCGCTGAGCTACCTCGGCGACATGCAATTGGAACTGATCCAACCGGTCCGCGGCGAGAACATCTATAGTGACTTTTTGTCCGATTGCGGGCCGGGTCTGCACCACATCTGCACGGAGGTCGAAAGCCCCGAGCGGCTGGAGGCGGCCGTGACCGAGGCCGCCGACAAGGGTGCCGCGGTCGTGCAGCGGGGCGTGATGCCCGGAGGCATCCAATTCGTCTACCTGGCGGCGCCGCAGGCGGGGGTGCCGTATCTGGAGCTGGCATACATTTCGCCCGAAATGCGGGCGTTTTACGACTACATCAAACAAGAGCAGCAGTGAGCCGCGTCGGCGACGACGCGGAACTCAGCGACGAGGAGGAGTGGCGCCAATGAGCACGGAGATACCGGCAACAGTCAGCGCGGACGGCGTGACCACCTGGTCGGACGACGTCGACGTCGTGGTGATCGGGTTCGGCATCGCCGGCGGCTGCGCCGCGGTGAGCGCGGCGGCGGCCGGCGCGCGGGTGCTGGTGCTCGAACGCGCGGCCGCGGCGGGTGGCACCACTTCGCTTGCCGGAGGCCACTTTTACCTCGGCGGCGGGACCGCGGTGCAGCAGGCAACCGGTCAAGAGGATTCCCCCGAGGAGATGTACAAGTACCTGGTCGCGGTGTCGAGGCAGCCCGACCTCGACAAGATCCGCGCCTACTGCGACGGCAGCGTCGAGCATTTCAATTGGCTGGAGGACCTGGGTTTCCAGTTCGAACGCAGCTACTACCCGGGCAAGGCGGTGATCCAGCCCAACACCGAGGGGTTGATGTTCACCGGCAACGAGAAGGTGTGGCCGTTTTTGGAGAAGGCCGTGCCGGCCCCACGCGGCCACAAGGTACCGGTGCCCGGTGATACCGGTGGCGCCAGCATGGTGATCGATCTATTGCTCAAGCGTGCCGCCGACTTGGGCGTGCAAATCCGCTACGAGACGGGCGCTACCGAATTGATCGTGGACGGCTCCGGCGCGGTGACCGGCGTGATGTGGAAGCAGTTCTCCGAAAGCGGTGCGATCAAAGCGAAGTCGGTCATCATCGCCGCGGGCGGTTTCGTGATGAATCCCGACATGGTGGCCGAGTACACCCCGAAGCTGGCCGAGAAGCCGTTTGTGCTCGGCAACACCTACGACGACGGTCTGGGCATCCGGATGGGTGTATCGGCCGGCGGTGCCACCCAACACATGGATCAGATCTTCATCACGGCGCCGCCGTACCCGCCGTCGATCCTGCTGACCGGGATCATCGTGAACAAGCTCGGACAGCGTTTCGTTGCCGAGGATTCCTACCATTCCAGGACTTCCGGATTCATCATGGACCAGCCGGACAGCGCCGCGTTTCTCATCGTCGACGAGGCGCATCTGGAACATCCCAAAATGCCGCTGGTACCGCTGATCGATGGATGGGAAACAGTTCCGGAAATGGAAGCCGCGCTTGGCATTCCGGAAGGCAACCTGGTAGCGACGCTGGACAGGTACAACGCCAACGCCGCCCGCGGTGAGGATCCAGATTTTCACAAGCAGCCGGAGTTCCTTGCGCCGCAAGACAAGGGGCCGTGGGGCGCGTTCGACATGTCATTGGGCAAGGCGATGTATGCCGGTTTCACCATCGGCGGCCTCGCGGTGACGGTCGACGGCGAGGTGCAGCGCGCCGACGGCAGCGTGGTGCCCGGCCTGTACGCCGCGGGCGCGTGCGCGTCCAACCTCGCCCAAGACGGCAAGGGGTACGCGAGCGGGACCCAGTTGGGCGAGGGATCGTTCTTCGGCCGCCGCGCCGGAGCGCACGCGGCCCGGCGGGCCGGGGCAGCGTAGGCGCGCAACGACACAGCGCCGGAGCGCACGCGGCCCGGCGGGCCGGGGGAGCGTAGCCGCGCAAAGACACCGCGCGGGAGCGCACGCGGCCCGGCGGGCCGGGGCAGCGTAGCCGCGCTACGGCGCCGCCGCGAACTCCACCATGGCCTCCACGGTGGGACGATAGTGCTCGATCGGTGGGACGCGCCGGCCGGAAACCTTTGCCGCGTCATCCCAGCGGCGCAGCCGGCAAGCTTGGCCGGCGTGGCGCAGACGGCCGAAGTGGACGATTTCCTCGGCATTCATCGGTCCGCCCTGTACCCGCAGACTTTGCACCGAGGCGGGCGAAAGGCCGCAAGCGTAGGACGGATCGGTCGCGACCAGGTAGCGCTTCGCGGCGACGTGCAGCGCGATCGGTGCGGTCACGGCGGGCGGGAACCAACGACCGAGGATGCTCGCGGCGACAACTTGGTGTTTCTCGTCGCCGTTCAGGAAGTCGCGGTTGCCACTGTGTTCGTCGACCACGAGATGACCGAGGTCATGTAGTAGCGCCGCGATTACCATTGCGGCGCCGGCATTTTCGGCGTCGGCGAGGGCGGCGCACTGGGCTGCGTGTTGAGTTTGGGTAACCGCGTCGTCGTAATGGCTGTCACCACGCTCGGCGAACAGCGCGAAGATCTCGTCGGTCACAGCTCTCGCCGTGGTGAGACGTGTGTGCGGCCAATGTGGTCTGGTTGTCATCTACTGGTTCTTCTCGGTGGGGGCGACGCCGCGGAAGTGGCCGATGAGGCTGAGTCGTTGCGCCCCGCGGTCGCCGGCGAGGGTCGCAGCGGACAGCGCGGCGCGCTTGTCGCGGTAATAGGTTTCGTGCAAGTCGCCCAGGGAGGCCGCGTTATAGGTGAGATACAGCGCCCGTCTCGAGGCGGGCGACGTGTTGGGCGCGCTGCGGTGTGGCGTGTGGCTGTGAAACCACACCAACGAACCGGCGGCCACGGAACAGGGTTGCCATGTCAGCTCATCGGCGATGCCGGGGTGGATGCAACCGTCTCCGTCGGTGCTCAGTAGTTGGTGGTGCATACCGGGCACGAACTCGAGGCATCCGTTCTCGACGGTCGAATCGTCAACCGCGAGAAGGCAACTGACGCTGACGGTGATGTGGGGATACGCGCGGGCGTCCTGGTGGGCCGCGAATCCGGCCCCACCGGGGTGCTTGTAGTTGATCTTCTCCTTATAGAGGACGGCGGGCTCGCCGAGCAGCTGGCCGGCCATCGCCGGAATGGCGGCGGTGGTCAACAGCGCGCGCAGATGATCGTGACACGGCGAAAAGTTCTCCGTGCGGGCACGCCGAACCAGCCCGCCGATCTGCTCGTCGTGCTGTAGCCAGGGCACGCCGGGCTCGTCGGGCCATCGCTCGACCTCTTCGACCCAGCTCTGCAGGCGGGTCACGCCTTCGCCGGACAAGAACCCGGGTAGCACCAGGTAGCCGTCTCGGCCGAACGCGTCGAGTTCGGCCGGGGAAAGGCGCTCCGCGGGCTGGAGAACGTCGGTGGCGAGGTGGCGGTGCGTCGGCATGCTGTCCCTTCGGTGCTCAGAGCTTCCGTGACGGACCGTAGCAAGCCATGGAATTTAGTTTCAAGCTACGATGTAGGCAGGAATGAAACTTCCATCCTTTGTTCACCCGCAATTCGGTAGATCGTTTCATCGCCTCGTTACCGTCGCCGCATGACACAGACCCGGAGTCACCCGGCCGAGGCACCAAGCGTGATCGACGTTCTGGACAAATCTCGATTTCAGCGCTTCCACTACAAGGCGATCGTGGTCTCAGGTGCGGGATTTTTCACCGACGCCTACGACCTGACCGTCATCGGTACCGCCCTGCTGCTGATCAAACCGGAATGGGGGTTGAGCACCGGCCAGGTGGCGATGTTGGGCAGCAGCGCCCTGATCGCCTCGGCGATCGGGGCCATCCTGTGCGGCAGGCTGTCCGACGTCTTGGGGCGCAAGCGCATGTACGGGCTGGCCGCCCTGGTCATGACCCTCGCGGCCATCGCCTCGGGCTTGTCACCGAACTTCATGTGGCTGCTGGTATTTCGCTTCATCCTCGGTATCGCCATCGGTGGCGACTATCCGGTGTCGGGCGTGATGATGACCGAGTTCGCCAACGTCGTCGACCGCGGCCGGATGGTCGCGTTGATGTTCTTCAGCTACGTGCTGGGCTCCATCGC
This genomic window contains:
- a CDS encoding MgtC/SapB family protein, whose amino-acid sequence is METLSALDFVLRLGVGVGCGALIGLERQWRARRAGLRTNALVAGGATLFVLYAAATSDTSPTRVASYVVSGIGFLGGGVILREGVNVRGLNTAATLWCSAAIGVLAASGHLVFALIGTGTVIGIHLLGRPLGRLIDRDNSAEEDESLVPYLVQVVCRPKQEKYARAQIVQHANSNDITLRGIHTGNPDGDEVTLSAHLLMNGDAPARLERLVAELSLLPGVRAVQWYAGDEAQSDDRR
- a CDS encoding DUF732 domain-containing protein produces the protein MKRLLALLGVFAMIGLAAPAYAEPPPVPDGDDGGFVAALQQAGFSFSNPGSAVAAGRAVCSCLNNGESGLELVHDVKTHNPGMDMEMASNFALISAKFYCPHQLSKA
- a CDS encoding FAD-binding protein — encoded protein: MSTEIPATVSADGVTTWSDDVDVVVIGFGIAGGCAAVSAAAAGARVLVLERAAAAGGTTSLAGGHFYLGGGTAVQQATGQEDSPEEMYKYLVAVSRQPDLDKIRAYCDGSVEHFNWLEDLGFQFERSYYPGKAVIQPNTEGLMFTGNEKVWPFLEKAVPAPRGHKVPVPGDTGGASMVIDLLLKRAADLGVQIRYETGATELIVDGSGAVTGVMWKQFSESGAIKAKSVIIAAGGFVMNPDMVAEYTPKLAEKPFVLGNTYDDGLGIRMGVSAGGATQHMDQIFITAPPYPPSILLTGIIVNKLGQRFVAEDSYHSRTSGFIMDQPDSAAFLIVDEAHLEHPKMPLVPLIDGWETVPEMEAALGIPEGNLVATLDRYNANAARGEDPDFHKQPEFLAPQDKGPWGAFDMSLGKAMYAGFTIGGLAVTVDGEVQRADGSVVPGLYAAGACASNLAQDGKGYASGTQLGEGSFFGRRAGAHAARRAGAA
- a CDS encoding Rv1815 family serine proteinase; translation: MVHRLATRTFAASAAVVALSSFVPAAPAKADVVVYPGMEIRQDNRVCTLGYVDPGLKIAFTAGHCRGGGSGVVTDRGGAVIGRMAAFRDNTPSGTTVSTSQVINDYEAIVLDNSVTANNILPGGRPLVSDPGLTLAPGQPVCHFGVITGETCGTVESVNNGWFTMSHGVQSHNGDSGGPVYLAPSGGPGQIVGIFNSVWGDFPAAVSWGATSEEVREDLGVRDNAR
- a CDS encoding nitroreductase/quinone reductase family protein, with the protein product MSTRYEEPNRAARVANGVIRWLAEAGISIAGTRALHVRGRKTGRQRAVVINLLTVGGVEYLVSPRGNTQWARNVRASSVVEVGPRWRRRRLRADEVDDAAKPELLRGYLARWYWQVKDYVAGLTPDSTDEQFRAAAPSIPVFALTPVG
- a CDS encoding VOC family protein, with protein sequence MTLPVQSPTQIAWVTADLDATETALTGLLGVRKWVRIPDVHFAPDACSYHGRPADFFASISLSYLGDMQLELIQPVRGENIYSDFLSDCGPGLHHICTEVESPERLEAAVTEAADKGAAVVQRGVMPGGIQFVYLAAPQAGVPYLELAYISPEMRAFYDYIKQEQQ
- a CDS encoding TetR/AcrR family transcriptional regulator; its protein translation is MGKRQESREQIEARIIELGHRQLSERGAAGLSVRAIARDLGMVSSAVYRYVSSRDELLTLLLVDAYSDLADAVDRARATVGDLWSDDVVAIARATRGWAVAHPACWALLYGSPVPGYHAPPERTVAVGTRVVAALFDAVAAGIATGDIRLTNDLAPQPTSSDFERIRHEFGFPGDDRVLAKCFLLWAGVLGAISLEVFGQYGADTLTDPEAVFDAQLRLLVDVLTQH
- a CDS encoding sterol desaturase family protein, with amino-acid sequence MSALSGFLSALPPQMRDPVLFAIPFFLLLLTLEWTAARKLEHLTAEAADTARPASGAHRTRDSVASISMGLVSVATTAGWKTLALLGYAAIYAYVAPWHLSARHWYTWVVAILGVDLLYYAYHRIAHRVRLIWATHQAHHSSEYYNFATALRQKWNNSGEILMWIPLPLLGIPPWMVFFSFSLNLIYQFWIHTERIDKLPRPFEFLFNTPSHHRVHHGMDKVYLDKNYGGIFIVWDRLFGTFQAELFRPHYGLTKRVDTFNIWTLQTREYVAMARDWRSATRLRDRLGYVFGPPGWLPRAARHAEAGAPVVTSL
- a CDS encoding DUF732 domain-containing protein; its protein translation is MLLVLSVGVSAAIGMAPLAHGDPVTPGGDEAGFLASLRSAGITYATPEAAITFAKSVCVSMGDGEVGPQMVDELKSQNPELTNERATSFLAIAAKYYCPQQLNRQ
- a CDS encoding phytanoyl-CoA dioxygenase family protein, translated to MPTHRHLATDVLQPAERLSPAELDAFGRDGYLVLPGFLSGEGVTRLQSWVEEVERWPDEPGVPWLQHDEQIGGLVRRARTENFSPCHDHLRALLTTAAIPAMAGQLLGEPAVLYKEKINYKHPGGAGFAAHQDARAYPHITVSVSCLLAVDDSTVENGCLEFVPGMHHQLLSTDGDGCIHPGIADELTWQPCSVAAGSLVWFHSHTPHRSAPNTSPASRRALYLTYNAASLGDLHETYYRDKRAALSAATLAGDRGAQRLSLIGHFRGVAPTEKNQ